GAGGCCCTCACCGGCGATGACGCCGATGAGCTGCGCATCGTGGTGGCCGGCGCCCGCGCCGACCTCGGTCAGTTGGAGCAGGCCTTGGCGCTGCTGTCCTCACCGGCGCCGGACCCGTCGAAGTCCGGCCAGACCGCGGCCCGGCTGTTCTACGTGTACGCCGAGACGCTGCTCGCGCTCGGCCGCAAAGACGAAGCCCTGCAGTGGTTCCTGCACTCGGCCAGGGCGGACATCGACGGTGTCACCGACGCCGAAGAACGAATCGGCGAGCTCGCCTGACGTGACGACGCTGGCGCAACTTCACGACTGTCTGCTGCTCGACCTCGACGGCACGGTCTTCCGGGGGCACGAGCCCACAGAGGGCGCGGTCGGGGCCCTGGCGGACACGTCGTCTCGAACCCTGTTCGTCACCAACAACGCTTCGCGCCGCGCCGAGGAGGTCGCCGGCCACCTGCGGGACCTGGGCTTCACAGCCAGCGCCGAGGACGTCGTCACCAGCGCGCAGAGCGCGGCCCATCTGCTGGCGCAACAACTTGCGCCGAAAAGCCGGGTGCTGGTGGTGGGCACCGACGCGCTGGCCGAGGAGATCAGCACGGTCGGTCTGACCCCGGTGCGACTGTTCGCCGACGAACCCGTCGCCGTCGTGCAGGGGCATTCGGTCGAGACGGGCTGGCCACAGTTGGCCGAGGCCGCATTGGCCATTCGGGCCGGTGCGCTGTGGGTGGCCGCGAACGTCGACAAGACCCTGCCGTCCGAACGCGGCCTGCTGCCCGGTAACGGCTCGATGGTGGCGGCGCTGCGGACCGCGACCGACGCCGTCCCGCAGGTGGCGGGCAAGCCGGCACCCGCGCTCATGAACGACGCGCTGTCCCGCGGCACCTTCACGACCCCGTTGGTGGTCGGGGATCGGCTGGACACCGACATCGCCGGTGCCAACGCCGCCGGCCTGCCCAGCCTGATGGTGCTCACCGGCGTCAACACCGCTCGGGACGCGGTCTTCGCCGTTCCGGAGCAGCGTCCGACGCACCTCTCGGAGACGCTGACCGGCCTGCACGCACCCGCCGGCGACCTCGAGGTCGCGGAGAACGCCGCGTGGCGGGTCACGGTCTCCGACGGTGTCGCGACTGTCACCAGCGCCGGTGCAGCCGTCGACGACCTCGCGGTGGTGCGGGCCGTGGCCCGCGCGGTCTGGGACGCCCAGGACGGTCAGGTGGTCTCGGTCCGAGGCGACGACGACGACGCGGCGGCAGCACTGGCCCGGTGGGCCCTTTCTGACTGAGCAATCGACTAGCGTAGGCGTCGAGATGACCACCGACCCGAACCAGATCCGCTCCTTGATCAGCGCGATCCTTGCTGAACTGCCCGACACCGATTCGGAGTCCGGGCCGACCACGGCTGGCGAAGTAGACATCGACACGATCGCTCAACGACTCGAAGAGGCGCACGACGTGTTGGTGATTGCGCTGGAGTCGGTCGAGAAGGGCTGAGCAGACCATGGCACGGCGTACGCGGGTGGACGCCGAGTTGGTCCGCCGTGGACTGGCGCGGTCGCGCCAGCAGGCGGCCGAACTCATCAGCGCGGGTCGGGTCAGTATCGACGGCCTGCCTGCCGCGAAACCGGCGACCTCCATCTCGATTGATGCCTCCCTCAAGGTCGCCGACGACGGCGAGCGGTCGTGGGTGTCGCGAGGCGCCCACAAACTGATCGGCGCCCTGGACGCCTTCGGGATCGACGTGTCGGGTCGGCGCTGCCTGGACGCCGGCGCCTCCACTGGTGGCTTCACCGAAGTGCTGTTGGATCGCGGCGCTCGCGAGGTCGTCGCGGTGGACGTCGGCTACGGCCAGTTGGCCTGGTCATTGCGCTCGGACGAGAGGGTCGTCGTCATCGAACGCACCAACGTCCGCGACCTGACACCCGAGACCATCTCCGGGCCCGTCGACCTGGTCGTGGCCGATCTGTCGTTCATCTCGCTGGCCACGGTATTGCCCGCGCTGACCGCGTGCTGCGGGCCCGACGCCGATATCGTTCCTATGGTGAAGCCGCAGTTCGAGGTCGGTAAGGGCCTGGTGGGCGCGGGAGGTGTGGTGCATGAACCGGACCTGCGCGCCGACGCGGTGCTGCGGGTCGCGCAGCGTGCCGCCGAATTGAACTGGCACACCATGGGTGCGGTCGCCAGTCCGCTGCCGGGTCCGTCGGGCAACGTGGAGTACTTCCTCTGGCTGCGCGGCCACGCCGAGCAGGCGCTGTCCGATGAGGATCTGGAACCGGCGATCCGACGCGCCGTCGACGAAGGGCCCCGATGACCGCCGAACGCACTGTGCTGATGGTTGTCCACACCGGCCGTGACGAGGCCACCGAGGTCGCACGTCGCGTGGAGAAGGTGTTGAGTGACAACGGAATCGGGCTTCGGCTGCTGACCGCTGCGGCGGTCGACCGCGGCTCGCTGAAGTTGGCGCCCGACGATGTGCGCACCCTGGGCGTCGAGATCAACGTCATCGACCCCGAGGAACAGGGCGCGCACGGCTGCGAACTCGTGCTGGTCCTCGGTGGCGACGGGACCTTCCTGCGGGCCGCGGAACTGGCCCGCGACGCCGACATCCCGGTGCTGGGGGTCAATCTCGGCCGCATCGGTTTCCTTGCCGAGGCGGAGGCCGACGCGATCGACAGCGTGCTGGAACACGTCGTCAAACGCGACTATCTGGTCGAGACCCGGATGACGCTCGACGTCGCGATCAGCGTCGACGGCGTGGTGCTCAGTCGTGGCTGGGCCCTCAACGAGGCCAGCCTGGAGAAGGGCCCGCGGTTGGGTGTGCTGGGCGCATTGGTCGAGATCGACGGTCGCCCGGTGTCGTCGTTCGGTTGTGACGGCGTGCTGGTGTCGACGCCGACGGGGTCGACGGCGTACGCGTTCTCATCCGGCGGTCCGGTGCTGTGGCCGGATCTGGAGGCCATCCTGGTGGTGCCGAACAACGCGCACGCACTGTTCGCGCGGCCCATGGTCACCAGTCCCGCGGCGGTGATCGCCGTGGAGAGCGACGCCGACAGCCATGACTCCCTGGTGTTCTGCGATGGCCGTCGCGAGATGGTGCTGCCAGCGGGCGGCCGGATGGAAGTCACCCGGTCGGCCAAACCAGTCAAGTGGATTCGTCTCGACAGCGCCCCGTTCACCGACCGCCTGGTGCGCAAGTTCCGGCTGCCGGTCACCGGGTGGCGCGGAAGGTAGACCGTGCTCTCCGAAATTCGCATTGAGTCTCTGGGCGCGATCAGTGCCGCCAACGCCGAGTTCGACCGTGGCTTGACCGTGCTGACCGGCGAGACCGGCACCGGCAAGACGATGGTGGTCACCGGCCTGCACCTGCTCGGCGGCGCCCGCGCGGACGCCAACCGGGTGCGCTCGGGTGCGCAGCGGGCCGTGGTGGAGGGTCGGTTCACCACGACCGACATCGACGGCGACCTGGTCTCGCAGGTCGACGAGATCCTGGACGCCTCGGGCGCCGAACGCGACGAGGACGGCAGCGTCATCGCGTTGCGCTCGGTCAGCCGCGAGGGCCCCTCGCGCGCCTACCTCGGTGGGCGCAGCGTGCCGGCGAAGTCGTTGAGCACCTTCACGACCCAGCTGCTGACGCTGCACGGCCAGAACGACCAGTTGCGGTTGATGCGCCCCGATGAGCAGCGCGCGGCGCTCGACCGGTTCGCTGATGTCACCGACAAGCTGCAGCGCTACCGCGCGCTGCGCGACGAGTGGCTGCAGGCGCGGCGTGATCTGGTCGAGCGCACCAACAGCGCCCGTGAACTCGTGCAGGAGGCGGACCGGCTGACGTTCGCGCTGGAGGAGATCAACGCGGTCGATCCCACTCCCGGCGAGGACGAGGCGCTGGTCGCCGAGATCCGGCGGCTCTCGGAGTTGGACGCCCTGCGGGAGGCCGCAGCGTCAGCACGGATGTCGCTCAGCGGTGGCGACGAGGCCGACGGGGCGACGGACACGTCGTCGGCCGCGCAGGCCCTGGCGCAGGCCTCGGCCGCGCTCGAGCACACCGACGACGCGACGCTGCAGGGCCTCGGTCAGCAGCTCGCCGAGGCGCTGACCGTCGTCGCCGACGTGTCCCGTGAAGTCGGCGCCTATCTCAACGACCTGCCCAGCGACGCCAGCACGCTCGAAGCCAAGCTCGCGCGCCAGGCCGAACTGCGGACCCTGACTCGCAAGTACGCCGCGGACGTCGACGGGGTTCTGGCCTGGGCCGCGCAGAGTCGCGAGCGGTTGGCCCAACTCGACGTGTCCGAGGAGGCGCTCGCGGGCCTGCAGAAGCGCGTCGACGAACTGGCGGCCCGGGTGGCCGAGGCCGCCGGGGGATTGACCCGGGCCCGCACCAAGGCCGCGAAGTCACTGGCGAAGGCCGTCACCGCGGAGTTGGGTGGCCTGGCGATGGCGCAGGCCGACTTCACGATCGGCGTCGCGCCGATCCCGGCGGCGGTCGACGACTCCGCGCCGTTGACGCTGCCGACGGGTGAGGTCGTGCATGCCGGGTCGGCCGGTGTCGACGCGGTCGAGTTCGGGTTCACCGCGCACCGCGGTGCGACGGTGCTGCCGCTGGCCAAGAGCGCCTCGGGCGGTGAACTGTCGCGCGTGATGCTCGCACTCGAGGTCGTGCTCGCGGCCTCGGTGGAGGGCACCACGATGGTGTTCGACGAGGTGGACGCCGGCGTGGGTGGCCGTGCCGCGGTGCAGATCGGGCGCAGGCTTGCGCGGTTGGCGCGCACGCATCAGGTGATCGTCGTGACGCACCTGCCGCAGGTCGCGGCCTACGCCGACACACACCTGATGGTCGACGCCGTCGGCGGGAACGGTTCGAGCAGGGTGCGTCGACTCGACGACGACGAACGGGTCGCCGAACTGGCACGCATGCTCGCCGGGTTGGGCGAGTCGGACACCGGACGAGCGCATGCGCGGGAGTTGCTGGCCGCTGCACAGGAAGATCGCGTTTCCGCTTCATAGCTGTTGCGGATGTGACGCAATGTGACTTCTGAGGCAGATGTTACGGCGCGCCTCCCGGGGTGAACCGAGATCGCCCGACAGAATCGGCGCCATGAGGATGGCAGCGCTTCTGACACGTAATGGCACCTCTCGGCCCGGCGTGGTCGGTACGGCACGGGTGGATCGAGACATCGACCGCCTGCTGCGCCGGATCGAGCCTGGCGACATCGTCGTCATCGACGTGTTGGACCTCGACCGCGTCACCGCCGATGCCCTGGTCGACGCGCAGATCGCGGGTGTCGTCAACGCCTCGCCGTCGATCTCCGGCCGCTATCCGAACCTGGGCCCCGAGGTTCTGGTCAACAACGGCATCGTGCTCATCGATGAGACCGGCCCCGAGGTGTTCAAGAAGGTCAAGGACGGGGCCAAGGTGCGCCTGCACAACGGCGGCATCTACTCCGGTGACCGGCGGCTCATCCTGGGCACCGAGCGCACCGACGAAGAGGTCATCGAGAAGATGCACGAGGCCAAGAGTGGCCTGGTCAGTCACCTCGAGGCGTTCGCGGGCAACACCATCGAATTCATCCGCAGTGAGAGCCCCCTGCTGATCGACGGCATCGGCATCCCCGACATCGACGTCGACCTGCGTCGCCGCCATGTCGTCGTGGTCGCCGAGGAGCCCACCGCGGCCGAGGACCTCAAGAGCCTCAAACCCTTCATCAAGGAGTACCAACCCGTTCTGGTCGGGGTCGGCACGGGCGCCGACGTCCTGCGCAAGGCCGGTTACCGACCCGCGCTGATCGTGGGCGACCCCGAGCAGATGAGCGCCGAGGTGCTCAAGTCCGGCGCCCAGGTCGTGCTGCCCGCCGACGCCGACGGGCATGCCCGCGGCCTGGAGCGCATCCAGGACCTCGGTGTCGGGGCCATGACCTTCCCGGCGGCTGGGTCGGCCGCGGATCTGGCCCTGCTGCTGGCCGATCACCACGGCGCGGCCCTGATCGTGACCGTGGGCCACACCGCCACGATCGAGGAGTTCTTCGACCGCACGCGGCAGCAGAGCAATCCCTCGACGTTCCTGACACGGCTCAAGGTGGGCGAGAAACTCGTCGACGCCAAGGCCGTCGCGACGCTGTACCGCAGTCGGATCTCCGGCGGGGCCGTCGCGCTGCTGGTGCTTGCGATGCTGGTCGCGGTGATCGTCGCGCTGTGGGTCTCGCGCACCGACACCGTTGTCATCGAGTGGGCGACGCACTACTGGAACCGCCTCACACTGCTGGTCCACGGCTGGATCACCTAGGCCGCGCGGGCACTTCTTCGGCAGAAAGGAATCGCCGTGATATCCCTACGCTCGCATGCCATTTCGCTGGCCGCGGTCTTCTTGGCGCTGGCGGTCGGCGTGGTGCTGGGGTCGGGTCTGCTCTCCGACACGCTGCTCTCGAGTCTGCGGGAGGAGAAGCGCGACCTGCACGGACAGATCAATGCGCTGACCAACGACAAGAACGCACTCAACGAGCGCCTGCGGGCCGCGGACGACTTCGACACCCAGGTGGCGCCGCGGATCGTGCGCGACGCGCTGGCAGGCAGATCGGTCGTGCTGTTCAGGACGCCGGACTCGAATGACGACGACGTCGACGCCCTGGATCGGTTGATCCGCGACGCGGGCGGCACCGTCGGCGGGACGGTCAATCTGACACAGGAATTCGTCGATGCGAACTCGGCTGAGAAGCTGCGGACCGTGGTGAACTCGCCGATCCTGCCCGCAGGCACGCAGTTGAGCACCACGTTGGTGGACCAGGGCTCGCAGGCCGGCGACCTGCTGGGCATTTCGATGCTGATCGACCGGGACCCGAAGGCGCCGCGCGTCGATGACCTGCAGCGCCAGACCGTGCTCACCGCCCTGCGCGACACCGGGTTCATCACCTACTCCGGTGACAACGTGGGCGCGGGGGACACCGCGATCGTCATCAGCG
The DNA window shown above is from Mycolicibacterium confluentis and carries:
- a CDS encoding HAD-IIA family hydrolase, with protein sequence MTTLAQLHDCLLLDLDGTVFRGHEPTEGAVGALADTSSRTLFVTNNASRRAEEVAGHLRDLGFTASAEDVVTSAQSAAHLLAQQLAPKSRVLVVGTDALAEEISTVGLTPVRLFADEPVAVVQGHSVETGWPQLAEAALAIRAGALWVAANVDKTLPSERGLLPGNGSMVAALRTATDAVPQVAGKPAPALMNDALSRGTFTTPLVVGDRLDTDIAGANAAGLPSLMVLTGVNTARDAVFAVPEQRPTHLSETLTGLHAPAGDLEVAENAAWRVTVSDGVATVTSAGAAVDDLAVVRAVARAVWDAQDGQVVSVRGDDDDAAAALARWALSD
- a CDS encoding TlyA family RNA methyltransferase, with translation MARRTRVDAELVRRGLARSRQQAAELISAGRVSIDGLPAAKPATSISIDASLKVADDGERSWVSRGAHKLIGALDAFGIDVSGRRCLDAGASTGGFTEVLLDRGAREVVAVDVGYGQLAWSLRSDERVVVIERTNVRDLTPETISGPVDLVVADLSFISLATVLPALTACCGPDADIVPMVKPQFEVGKGLVGAGGVVHEPDLRADAVLRVAQRAAELNWHTMGAVASPLPGPSGNVEYFLWLRGHAEQALSDEDLEPAIRRAVDEGPR
- a CDS encoding NAD kinase, with the protein product MTAERTVLMVVHTGRDEATEVARRVEKVLSDNGIGLRLLTAAAVDRGSLKLAPDDVRTLGVEINVIDPEEQGAHGCELVLVLGGDGTFLRAAELARDADIPVLGVNLGRIGFLAEAEADAIDSVLEHVVKRDYLVETRMTLDVAISVDGVVLSRGWALNEASLEKGPRLGVLGALVEIDGRPVSSFGCDGVLVSTPTGSTAYAFSSGGPVLWPDLEAILVVPNNAHALFARPMVTSPAAVIAVESDADSHDSLVFCDGRREMVLPAGGRMEVTRSAKPVKWIRLDSAPFTDRLVRKFRLPVTGWRGR
- the recN gene encoding DNA repair protein RecN yields the protein MLSEIRIESLGAISAANAEFDRGLTVLTGETGTGKTMVVTGLHLLGGARADANRVRSGAQRAVVEGRFTTTDIDGDLVSQVDEILDASGAERDEDGSVIALRSVSREGPSRAYLGGRSVPAKSLSTFTTQLLTLHGQNDQLRLMRPDEQRAALDRFADVTDKLQRYRALRDEWLQARRDLVERTNSARELVQEADRLTFALEEINAVDPTPGEDEALVAEIRRLSELDALREAAASARMSLSGGDEADGATDTSSAAQALAQASAALEHTDDATLQGLGQQLAEALTVVADVSREVGAYLNDLPSDASTLEAKLARQAELRTLTRKYAADVDGVLAWAAQSRERLAQLDVSEEALAGLQKRVDELAARVAEAAGGLTRARTKAAKSLAKAVTAELGGLAMAQADFTIGVAPIPAAVDDSAPLTLPTGEVVHAGSAGVDAVEFGFTAHRGATVLPLAKSASGGELSRVMLALEVVLAASVEGTTMVFDEVDAGVGGRAAVQIGRRLARLARTHQVIVVTHLPQVAAYADTHLMVDAVGGNGSSRVRRLDDDERVAELARMLAGLGESDTGRAHARELLAAAQEDRVSAS
- the steA gene encoding putative cytokinetic ring protein SteA, whose product is MRMAALLTRNGTSRPGVVGTARVDRDIDRLLRRIEPGDIVVIDVLDLDRVTADALVDAQIAGVVNASPSISGRYPNLGPEVLVNNGIVLIDETGPEVFKKVKDGAKVRLHNGGIYSGDRRLILGTERTDEEVIEKMHEAKSGLVSHLEAFAGNTIEFIRSESPLLIDGIGIPDIDVDLRRRHVVVVAEEPTAAEDLKSLKPFIKEYQPVLVGVGTGADVLRKAGYRPALIVGDPEQMSAEVLKSGAQVVLPADADGHARGLERIQDLGVGAMTFPAAGSAADLALLLADHHGAALIVTVGHTATIEEFFDRTRQQSNPSTFLTRLKVGEKLVDAKAVATLYRSRISGGAVALLVLAMLVAVIVALWVSRTDTVVIEWATHYWNRLTLLVHGWIT
- a CDS encoding copper transporter; protein product: MISLRSHAISLAAVFLALAVGVVLGSGLLSDTLLSSLREEKRDLHGQINALTNDKNALNERLRAADDFDTQVAPRIVRDALAGRSVVLFRTPDSNDDDVDALDRLIRDAGGTVGGTVNLTQEFVDANSAEKLRTVVNSPILPAGTQLSTTLVDQGSQAGDLLGISMLIDRDPKAPRVDDLQRQTVLTALRDTGFITYSGDNVGAGDTAIVISGGPLGDEGGNQGATVARFAAGLAPHGSGTVLVGRTGSATGTGAVAVLRSDAGLTAAVSSVDDIDAESGRITAVLGLQDLIKGAKPGQYGVGQGTTALTVAQ